The genomic DNA aggcTATGCTGGCAAGATATTTTCTAAAAACCCTTAAACTGATGTGGTGCGTAGCTGAAAAAATAACTTCAGGGGCTAAAGAGATAGTtgagtcaataaagtgcttgttacccaaacacaaggacctgagttcagatctctgtCACTCAACATAAAAAGATAGATACAAGCCAGACCTGGTGctatacacatttaatcccagcacttgggatgcagaggcaggcagatctcctgagtttgaggccagcctggtctcaaggcAACCAGGTATTCACTTCTAATCCAGTATTAGGAGGTGGAAAGTGggggattcctgggaatttctggTTTGGCATTCTAGCTGATTATTTCAggtcacataaaataaatccatttaaACCTTCTAAAACACGGGGgagggttggcaagatggctcagagggcaaaGTGCTTACCATGCCACCCTGATGGTCTGAATTTACATATGCCAGACCCAGTAGCATTAGGTATCCAGTCCTAGCAAACCTACAGGAAATGAGGACAAATACACGCTCCAGAAGTGTGCAGGCCAGCTAGCTGGCTGTATCCAATGGTGCTGCAAACAGACTGCTCTCTGACTCCACGCAGTTGCTGTGGTCACACAAACACCTGCACAAAAACTaatgtggagagcaattgagaaagacatccaGTATTGACCAGTAACCTTAACACATGTATCTGCACATGTGTGaaacataaaaatcattttagCCTCTTCACAAGTGATGACTTGTATAAAGCTGGCATTAAGATAAGATTGTGGCTTGGGGGTctattggattaaagtctctttattccaagcacagccgggtgaaacacaggccagagctaggttaagaacccagccagcgcagccagaacaaagagagagcgcGCGGTTCCCGTGCCGCTCTTAAGAAGTCccctttacgtcatcccggctttccttcaccccgcccttatgggcgagtccccaggtccacctggtacctgcctcaggactattgggcggggctagggttactccctacaattccccttttagtctaagagaggattaaaacttaatagtgtaaaatatccaaaactaacaatcataagggtggaatacaagaatatacaataatctgctatgatacatcctatgtctattttAGCTAAGTCTTAacgtcatgtggaaaaagtgtctaacttgaacaccttcttccaatcccaactctaaacaataagaaagtcattcttaactaggcttacactaccctaatacacaataatggggaacgggggcgtagcatcttctaggttacttcctgctgaaacggGACGAAGatggtcatgtgggggccctgtggaaaaaaaatgccagtacagggaaagtctctagtGAGTTatatctagtccatgttagatgatttgtttgattgaagatctacgttgaaatcctcaacttgattgaagtcgtcactcgaggttctggttggagtgtcagtcgaaacggagtgagttgaatccagtgtagTCAGGAaggtgtagtccaattccttttccggagcatgtagggattgctgtcaggatGGGTCTTgatggctgtatgggactcaaacataagtgtcatcagagaaatgttcgcttgtttatgtatgtgtattggAAAAGGTACCTTGATGAACCTTGACTAACAACGATTCTGAGAGGGtgtaaaagaaaagccaagaaaaacaaagatagtcctcttattctttatatattctgtattatagcaattggcttcttgatataacacagaaacttttaaatgttgttaaataacatacttggattttagagtaggaaagccaaacccaactctaaatccagtctCGATTTAGTTGAATAGGGACCAGGAAATAAATAGACATAGAGTTAttcgagagacagctgtaaatttttacCGTATAtcacgttccttttgttcgatggttatagctacgttctttccttgagtatccatacatgtaatgtcctttgacttatagagggcagttcctcagaaaatacctgtcagtcatccttgtcgaggGGGTTGTCTccttcaactcgaatcttgatcaattttgatggtatccaaagattttcttctcctgtggagacaaatgcaaaacccctaccccaacgtaatacatgtccaggtttccataccgaggtcagcacatctttgtaatacactggttggttcagttcagctgttttttccgtagtccagtgtctttccgcagctgtctgcccattgtcattggcattaagaaagtttagcgttaataaggcattatgtaacctatgtttggggggttttgacttaccagcttgcctatggagcatctccttaagtgtcctgttagacctttcgacgactgcttgtcctgtagggttgtgtggtatacctgtgacatgcttaatgttataatatttgaaaaactgttccatttttgtggagacatatgctggagcattgtcagtttttatctgcgccggtatgcccataactgccatcacctccagtaggtgtgtaataacggaatcagccttttcagagttgagagcagtagcccattggaaacctgagaatgtgtcaatggtatgatgcacatatttcaaatttccaaattctgtaaagtgaaaaacatccatttgccagatctcattcctccgaaggcctttaggattacatcccgctggcagtggagtttggttataaaaggaacaagtaggacagtttctcactatctccttggcttgttgccaagtgatggagaagtccttctttaaacccctgctatttacatgatgctttttatgaaattccgaggcttctagcacagtgccaatcaataaacgatcgatctcatcattgccttgtgccagtgggcctggcagacctgtatgggatctgatatgcgtaatgtacagtgggttacttctgtttctgattgtttcctgtaactgcaagaacaacgaggttagttcagtgttatcagggacaaattctgcagtctctatgtgcaagacgactctttctgcatattgggaatcagtaactatattaagaggttctgtaaaatccatgagcaccataagaattgcatataattctgctttctgtacagatgtatatggactttgaactactttacttacctcacctgctttataaccagccttacctgttttgttagcatcagtgtagaaggtaagaactccagaaatgggagtttgtcttacaatgcgtggaagaatccaaaccgtcttttttatgaatttaattctgtcggttttgggatagttgttactaattgttcccaaaaagtcagtgagagctatttgccaatattcattatccttccatagggaggaAATCTCATCATTAGTTAAGGGTACTATAATCTCTGCTGGGTCTTTCCCAGTCaactgacgaagtcttaatttgccctttaaaatcaaatcagaaatcttttctatatacgtctttaactttttgttctgcttatgtggcaagaatatccattccaatatagtgtcttccctctgcatcagaatcccagaagggtattctctggatggcaagatgaccagaatgcaatctagatcaaggtttatccgatctacatgcgcatccaatattctgttttctacccattgtagctctttttctgcttcagccgataatattcgtggactgtttaagtccttatcaccttttagtgccatttttaaatgctttaagtcatgtccctCCACACCAAtgatcgtctgtaattgagatatttctcctagtagcttctgaagactgttaagagtttgataacggtcccttctaatttgtaccttttgaggtctgattctttgtaagtctatcttatatcctaaatagttaatagaatctcctctttgtatcttttctggggcaatttgtaaaccccatctaggcagaacctcCTTCACCATAGTAAACATACGTTCTAAAGTTTCCTCATTAGAATCtgctaaaagaatatcatccatataatgataaacaagagattgtggaaattgtttacgaattatttccaaaggttgttgtacaaattgtTGACACAAGGTAGGGCtgtttagcatcccctgaggtaaaactttCCATTGGTATCTCCGAACTGgttgtgagttattaagagttggcaccGTAAATGCAAActtttctctatcactttcttgtaatggtatagtgaaaaagcagtctttaagGTCAatgattggccatcctttaggtattaaggaaggcaatggcattccaggctgtagagcgcccataggctgaattaccttatttatggctctcaggtctgtcagcattctccagttacctgacttcttcttgatgacaaatacaggagaattccaagggctggtagattgttctatgtgaccagcctctagctgttcctgtactaacttttctagagcctctagcttttcagaggtcaaaggccattgccctatccagaccgGTTcgtctgtaagccattttaatggcagggcctttggttcctctaaaggcctgtcatttgtatttaatgTCTGTACAGCccggatagttggtaaccattttccatggcatcttacccgatcttttctactatccCGCGGTTGTCTAGAATTCGTACCcgacactggagggatgttaatttgagtatttcATTGTTGTAATAAATCACgaccccataaatttatagcaatatctgctacGTAAGGTTTCaatattcctttttgtccttccggtccaatacaAACCATCGAGTTAACACTCCGCCGGAccctagatagagttccaattcctaaaaattgtacattggCCTCTTTAAGTGGCCAATTCTTAGGCCAACATTTCTGAGTGATAATAGTCACATCAGCTCCAGTGTCCACCAGACCAGACAtaactttattttgaattttaatttgtaactgaggccttttatcattaatagaagcttgccaaaatacgCGTTTGTCATTTTCATtagtcacatgtgattcttcatcactatttaaaCTACCCTCTAGAGCAATATCATTTTCCACCATAGGCAAGGAATTATCTATTTGTCTTGTGacagattgtcttccactgttatTGGGAATGATCGAACTGTTCTCGGGGCCTGCTCGAGGCCCCTTTCCGAGTTTCCCGGCGCCAATAATTTTCCCTGAAAATCCCtagttgatctgcattcattagtccagtgtttgcccttaccacatctcctacataatctAGAGGGCAACGACCTGTCGCGtgaatttctctgtctacaatttttctttgtatgtcctatcttaccacagctgaaacatctattctcctgacgcCTCCATGGACTTCCAGAGCGTGCTCTTCCTATGCGAGGCTCTGGGTCAAGGTGGCGATGAGCACTGGCCTCATGGTACTtgtgtgagcccctgtaaggtgctcttccttcccaagtccttctgttgctATCTCTTCTAATCTCCTGTTGTTTATTGAAgcctcttgggacagcttcttctGCCCAGATTCCAGTATCTTGTATGTTACAGTCAATATGGgcagtatgcaaaacccattcttctagtggagctgatctgatctttagaggcaaaagtattcttttgcacattgggtttgcattgtGATAAGCTAAACTATACACAATTGGATGTCTTATTGTTAGATCTGTTACCTgtttgtctactgctctggtcaatctgtctaagaagtctttaaatggttctgtttgtccctgttctatttttgtAAAAGCTTCTAGCTGTTCTCCTGATTCACGAACCTTGTCCCATGCATTTAATGCTGctgttctgcatagggacagtgtatggtcgtcatattcagcctgaatctgtgggtcagaaTAAAtgccttctcctaggattttttggaGAGGTGCATCAACTCCGTCCCTGGCGGCTTGTCGTTCTAAGATTCCAGCTTCTTCCCTGAATAATGCTCTCCATTCAATTAAGCAGGAATTATCGAGGACAGCCGATGCCAAGCCCACCCAATCTGCGGGCGTCACCCTGTTAAAAGTGGCCCAAGAATGCAacagctgttttacgtatgggctatgaagaccatacgagACAACCGATTCCTTAATATGCCTAAGAtcctttaattgggttggttgccacgtatatgctgtctgcccctgggagtgttttttagatgattgcttgtccaccaccatggccgggtatactaaaggtgtgtgtgtaaccGCTTTAGGGTGATTGAAATACCTTCTCGAATTGTGCATCTCGGATCGAAGTGAGTCAGTGTCTTCTTGTTCAAGGTATGTCAGCCGGGTCAGAATTTCGTCACGCGAGGCTTTAATCTCATCCACCATTAAGGATTCAAGGCGTGATGCGGAATCCTCGATTTGCTTCGacaattctcctgtaagattTTCTAGACGAGTAATACGTTCATCCCTAGCTAACATTTGGGTGGCCTGGAAATAGCCATCCAaagattgaaatttagaatcaagatTGCGATTAATCTCTGCCATTAACTCGGTAGACATTTCCAGTTTGACCACCCTGGTTTGTAACTCCTCCTGTAATCTTTGAAGCTCAGTTCTAATTTCATTATAGTCCCTCTCACATTTCCCAGCTATTGACTTAGTGGCATTATCTgattgttgaagcctattctgggtCTCTTGTACCTTAGTgacaaaggaataggagagagagcctAGCTGAGTTTCTAAGCGGCTGCATGCCATCTCTAGCGATTCACAGTCTGCTGCCTGCTTAGCCATTAAGGCATCATGGtctgtagtttgttttgtttgaattatTCCCAagctagatgtcagttcctcatgatctttagtctgtttagcttgcattatttccaaactagatgtcagttcctcatggtctttagtctgtttagcgtGCAgcattcccaaactagatgtcagttcctcatggtctttagtctgtttagcctGCAgcattcccaaactagatgtcagttcctcatggtctttagtctgtttagcctGCAgcattcccaaactagatgtcagttcctcatggtctttagtctgtttagcctGCAgcattcccaaactagatgtcagttcctcatggtctttagtctgtttagcttgtaAGGTCTGAATAAGTTCCTGAGTCTCATCACGATCCTTTGCCCGATCGGCTTGTAAAGACTCTAAGATGgagcatctgtctatttttatgttgttataaaTGTGCTGAATAACATCCTGAATCTCATCACGGTCCTTTGCCCGATCGGCCTTTAAAGACTCGAAGGAGCATCTGTCTATCTTTATGTTGTTATAAATGTGCTGAATAACATCCTGAATCTCATCACGGTCCTTTGCCCGATCGGCCTTTAAAGACTCGATGGAGCATCTGTCcatttttatgttgttataaaTATGCTGCATTTCAGCTTGAGTAGTAGATAGATCTGTCTGTATCTTATAGAACATTGAACGGAGCCCATCGTCCAGTTTTTGTTCTAACAGCTCAATAATCGATGAATAGgtaagttttgattcatttagagCTTGGCTACGTAAGGCTTGTATGTCCTGCAAGTGGGTAGAGATATCAACCTTCCTTCTATTCTTGAGGAACAACGACACGTGAATCAAGAAAGTCACAGCTAACAAAACATGTAAGCCCATATTTTGTAAGTCAGCCTGCTCCTCCAGCAGTGAATGCATGTAAGCATAAGAGATATTATACTTATTTAGCTTTAGGGGAAATGTAACCATATCTATTGGTAAATTCATTTCCCGTTGTAGTAACCACGTGCCGGCCAGCAGGTGGCGCAGCGCGTCTATCTAGAGTAGGATCTGACTCACAGAATTCTGCTTTTGCCGCTAAGAAACTTTTTAGAACTTACCTGTGGGTATTTGCTTCAGGCGGGTGGCTGTGCCCACGGCTAGAGTTGAAAGACTTACCCTGCCAGGGTCTGGTCGCAGACGGAGGCAGCAGGTGTAGACAGGCAAGTGGGAACAGGGGTGCTTTCCCTGTAAATGAAAGTGGATTTTTGGGTGCTCGTTGGCTCTTTAGGTTCGTTTATCGTTGGGCGCCAgatattggattaaagtctctttattccaagcacagccgggtgaaacacaggccagagctaggttaagaacccagccagcgcagccaaaACAAAGAGAGAGCGCGCGGTTCCCGTGCCGCTCTTAAGAAGTCccctttacgtcatcccggctttccttcaccccgcccttatgggcgagtccccaggtccacctggtacctgcctcaggactattgggcggggctagggttactccctacaggGGTCTCTTGAAATATCTACATTGGAACGCAGCAGGTATTTAGATAGGCACAAAATCATATtgtaaaatacacatatatgctaCATGAGTGACTCTAGCTCAAGTAGTAGAAGTATTAGCTGCTGAGAAGCTATTCCTTGAACTCAATGAGATTTGTTcatttcaatgtgtgtgtgtgtgtgtgtgtgtgtgtgtgtgtgtgtgtgtacatatgtcagTTATTTTCATTGtggagttttatattttatgactATATATTACATCATTATTCTATAATGATAATTTGGTGTTTGGTAATGGTGCAGACTATAATATTGAACCCATTTTATGTGTCTTGCAACCTTTTATATGTATCTTTTAtagcacatatatgcatgtatgttggATATAAATTGTTGAGTGGAAATTTCAACATATAGAATGTGTATCTTAGTTActcttctcttgctgtgaagagacactatgaccaaggcaactcttataaaagaaagcttttaattgggggcatgcttatagtttcagagagttTAGTCTGTTACCATGGCATGAAGCAGACAGGGATGGCACtgtagcagtagctgagagctttacatcctgagccacaggcagcaggcagagagagagacactgggcctaaTTTAGAGACCAAGAtttcaaacatgagcctatgggggccattctcattcagatgACCACAACGTGTGTACACATTTTAAGTTTAAGAGATATGATATATGTCTACAAATGCACATCAGCTTTTTTTTAACCTGGGACTGTCTACAGCTTATAGTAGTTTGGTACAAAGAAGGCCTCAGGTTGGACTACAGCACTGCCAAAAGGAGCCTGTCATAGGAAAACACCTCTCTTGCTCCAGAGAAAATAAATGGTTTATTCTGAGTCAGATGTGACTtaccatggcccagg from Cricetulus griseus strain 17A/GY chromosome 1 unlocalized genomic scaffold, alternate assembly CriGri-PICRH-1.0 chr1_0, whole genome shotgun sequence includes the following:
- the LOC107978387 gene encoding endogenous retrovirus group K member 113 Gag polyprotein isoform X2 — its product is MVDEIKASRDEILTRLTYLEQEDTDSLRSEMHNSRRYFNHPKAVTHTPLVYPAMVVDKQSSKKHSQGQTAYTWQPTQLKDLRHIKESVVSYGLHSPYVKQLLHSWATFNRVTPADWVGLASAVLDNSCLIEWRALFREEAGILERQAARDGVDAPLQKILGEGIYSDPQIQAEYDDHTLSLCRTAALNAWDKVRESGEQLEAFTKIEQGQTEPFKDFLDRLTRAVDKQVTDLTIRHPIVYSLAYHNANPMCKRILLPLKIRSAPLEEWVLHTAHIDCNIQDTGIWAEEAVPRGFNKQQEIRRDSNRRTWEGRAPYRGSHKYHEASAHRHLDPEPRIGRARSGSPWRRQENRCFSCGKIGHTKKNCRQRNSRDRSLPSRLCRRCGKGKHWTNECRSTRDFQGKLLAPGNSERGLEQAPRTVRSFPITVEDNLSQDK
- the LOC107978387 gene encoding endogenous retrovirus group K member 113 Gag polyprotein isoform X1 encodes the protein MNQERGLRHSSMGKHPCSHLPVYTCCLRLRPDPGRVSLSTLAVGTATRLKQIPTGELSKQIEDSASRLESLMVDEIKASRDEILTRLTYLEQEDTDSLRSEMHNSRRYFNHPKAVTHTPLVYPAMVVDKQSSKKHSQGQTAYTWQPTQLKDLRHIKESVVSYGLHSPYVKQLLHSWATFNRVTPADWVGLASAVLDNSCLIEWRALFREEAGILERQAARDGVDAPLQKILGEGIYSDPQIQAEYDDHTLSLCRTAALNAWDKVRESGEQLEAFTKIEQGQTEPFKDFLDRLTRAVDKQVTDLTIRHPIVYSLAYHNANPMCKRILLPLKIRSAPLEEWVLHTAHIDCNIQDTGIWAEEAVPRGFNKQQEIRRDSNRRTWEGRAPYRGSHKYHEASAHRHLDPEPRIGRARSGSPWRRQENRCFSCGKIGHTKKNCRQRNSRDRSLPSRLCRRCGKGKHWTNECRSTRDFQGKLLAPGNSERGLEQAPRTVRSFPITVEDNLSQDK